In the genome of Pseudonocardia cypriaca, the window CACTTCTTCGCCCCCGCCGTCACCGTCTCGCACGGGTACGCGCGGGTCGAGGACGTCGGCGGGCCGGTCACCGTCGGCGGGCTGACCGTCTCACCCGGCGACCTGCTGCACGCCGACAAGCACGGCGTCCTGCTCATCCCCGCCGAGATCGCCGCCGAGCTGCCGGCCGCGTCCGACCGGGTGATCGCCGCGGAGCAGGAGTACATCCGCTGGGTCCGCTCGGAGGAGTTCGACCCGGACCTGCTCGCCGAGCGTCGCGCGAAGATGAAGGCCGCGTTCACGCCGTGAGGATCACGGCGGTCCGCTGCGTGGAGTACACCGGCACGATCGACCACCCGGGCGCGTTCTGGGAGGAACGCCTGATCCGCCCGGTCGACATCTACCCGCAGTTCCGCGCGGAGGGCCCCGAGTTCCTCCCGGGCGCCGAGGGCGACGGCCACCGCGTCACCTCGGTGTTCGTGCACGTCGAGACCGACGACGGCGTCACCGGCACCGCCGGGCCGATCACCCGCCAGCAGGCCTACCTCATCGGCACCGGGATGGCGGCGCTGCTCGTGGGCCGGGACCCGCTGGCCACCGAGTACCTGTGGGACGTCCTGTACCGGTCGGCCGTCCACGGCCGCAAGGGCGTCGAGATGATGGCGATCAGTGCGCTCGACTGCGCGCTGTGGGACCTCAAGGGCCGCCACCTCGGCGTGCCGGTCCACGTCCTGCTCGGCGGGCCGACGCGGGAGGAGATCCCCGCCTACGCGTCCGCGCTCGGCTACTCGCTCGACCTGGACGCGGTGCGGGAGCGGGCCGCGGAGATCGTCGGTGCCGGCTTCACCGCCACGAAGTGGTTCCCCCGCCACGGCCCGGTGGACGGCGGGGCCGGGATCGAGGCCAACGTCGCGCTGGTCGCGGCGCTGCGCGAGGCCGTGGGGCCGGACGTCGACATCATGGTCGACGCGTGGATGTCCTGGGACGTGCCGTACGCGCTGCGGATGGGGGAGCGGCTCGCGGAGTACGCGCCGCGGTGGATCGAGGAGCCGGTGCTGCCGGACAAGCCGCACTCCTACGCCGAGATCACGCGGCGGATGCCCGGCGGGATCCAGGTGTCCGGCGCCGAGCACGAGTACACGCGATGGGGCCTGCACCAGCTGATGGCCGCCGGTGCCATGCACATCTACCAGCCCGACACCTACTGGGCGGGCGGCATCAGCGAGATGCTCAAGATCGCGGCGCTGGCGAGCACCTACGACGTGCAGCTGATCCCGCACGGCCACTCCGTGCCGGCGAACACCCACTTCAGCTTCGCCCAGCCGCCCACGCTCACGCCGATGATCGAGTACCTGCTGAAGTGGAACACCCTCCACCAGTGGTTCCTCGCCACGCCCGTCCACCCGGTGGACGGGAAGGTGACACCGCCGACGCAGCCCGGACTCGGCACGGACCTGGACGAGAACAAGATCGAGTCGCGGCGGGAGCTGACCTTCGCATGACCGAGACGATCGCCTGTCTCAGTCCGCTCACCGAACAGCAGGTCCGCGAGCTGGCCGGCACCGACGACGTCAAGGTGCTGGTGGCACCCGATCCGCCTGCCCCGGAGGCCGTCCGCGAGGTCGTCGCGGGCGCCGACGTCGTGATCGCGGACATGACCCACCGGCACCGCCTCGACCGCGACGCGCTCGCCGCGATGACCCGGTGCCGCCTGGTGCAGCAGCCGGCCGTGGGTTTCGACGTGATCGACCACCTCGCCGCCGCCGAGCTCGGCATCCCGGTGGCCAACGCGGCGGGCTTCAACGCCGACGCCGTGGCCGACTGGACCCTCATGGGGATCCTCAACGCCGTCCGCCACGGGGCGCGGCTCGACCGCGAGATGCGCGCGGGAGGCTGGCGGCCGTCGGCCGCACTGCGCGCCCGCGACATGCGCGCGCTGACCGTCGGCATCGTCGGGATGGGCAACATCGGCCGGCAGGTCGCGGCGCGCGTCGCGGGGTTCGGGTCGCAGATCCTCTACTACGACGTGGTCGCCCGGGACCTGCCCGGCTGCGAGCCCGTCTCGTTCGACGAGCTGCTCGAACGCTCGGACGTCGTCACGCTCCACCTGCCGCTCGACGCCGGGTCGAAGGCGCTGATCGGTGCGCCGGAGCTGCGCCGGATGCGTCCGGGCGCGATCCTCTGCAACGCCAGCCGCGGGCCGATCGTCGACGAGGCCGCGCTGGTCGAGGCGCTCGAGTCCGGCCACATCGGTGGCGCCGCGCTCGACGTGTTCGAGGTGGAGCCGCTCGCCGCCGACTCGCCGCTGCTCCGCATGGAGAACGTCTTCGTCAACCCGCACATCGCGGGCGGGTCGGAGCAGGCCAGGGCGAACCTGATGGAGCAGACGGGGGCGAACG includes:
- a CDS encoding enolase C-terminal domain-like protein, producing the protein MRITAVRCVEYTGTIDHPGAFWEERLIRPVDIYPQFRAEGPEFLPGAEGDGHRVTSVFVHVETDDGVTGTAGPITRQQAYLIGTGMAALLVGRDPLATEYLWDVLYRSAVHGRKGVEMMAISALDCALWDLKGRHLGVPVHVLLGGPTREEIPAYASALGYSLDLDAVRERAAEIVGAGFTATKWFPRHGPVDGGAGIEANVALVAALREAVGPDVDIMVDAWMSWDVPYALRMGERLAEYAPRWIEEPVLPDKPHSYAEITRRMPGGIQVSGAEHEYTRWGLHQLMAAGAMHIYQPDTYWAGGISEMLKIAALASTYDVQLIPHGHSVPANTHFSFAQPPTLTPMIEYLLKWNTLHQWFLATPVHPVDGKVTPPTQPGLGTDLDENKIESRRELTFA
- a CDS encoding 2-hydroxyacid dehydrogenase, coding for MTETIACLSPLTEQQVRELAGTDDVKVLVAPDPPAPEAVREVVAGADVVIADMTHRHRLDRDALAAMTRCRLVQQPAVGFDVIDHLAAAELGIPVANAAGFNADAVADWTLMGILNAVRHGARLDREMRAGGWRPSAALRARDMRALTVGIVGMGNIGRQVAARVAGFGSQILYYDVVARDLPGCEPVSFDELLERSDVVTLHLPLDAGSKALIGAPELRRMRPGAILCNASRGPIVDEAALVEALESGHIGGAALDVFEVEPLAADSPLLRMENVFVNPHIAGGSEQARANLMEQTGANVRRVLAGEKPVNVVNGL